A DNA window from Tenuifilaceae bacterium CYCD contains the following coding sequences:
- the metK gene encoding S-adenosylmethionine synthase — translation MGYLFTSESVSEGHPDKIADQISDALLDEFLRRDPDSKVACETLVTTGLAVLSGEVRTKGYVDVQEVARRVIKRIGYTKQEYRFDSESCGVISSIHEQSPDINRGVVRDTEENQGAGDQGMMFGYASRETDDYMPLSLVLSHVLLMELAKIRREGKEMTYLRPDAKSQVTLEYDDNNQPVRIHTIVVSTQHDEFDADDNRMLEKIRMDVKNILIPRAKSKFPERVQKLFKDDFILHVNPTGKFVIGGPHGDTGLTGRKIIVDTYGGKGAHGGGAFSGKDSSKVDRSAAYAARHIAKNMVAAGIADEVLIQVAYAIGVAQPVGLYVNTYGTSKVKLTDGEIAQKVQKVFDMRPAAIVKRFGLKNPIFEETAAYGHFGRDYYKREVEFVVNANGSGEKTEKRVVEFFTWEKLDYVDILKKEFGL, via the coding sequence ATGGGATATTTATTTACATCCGAAAGCGTATCCGAAGGGCATCCCGATAAGATTGCTGATCAAATTTCAGATGCATTACTCGATGAGTTTTTACGCAGAGACCCTGATTCTAAGGTGGCTTGCGAAACACTTGTAACAACCGGGTTGGCTGTTCTTAGTGGAGAAGTTCGAACAAAGGGTTATGTTGACGTTCAGGAAGTTGCCCGTAGGGTCATCAAGAGGATAGGCTATACTAAGCAGGAGTACCGTTTTGATTCCGAGTCGTGTGGTGTGATTTCATCAATTCATGAGCAATCGCCCGACATTAATCGTGGCGTCGTGCGCGATACAGAGGAGAATCAAGGAGCCGGCGATCAGGGAATGATGTTTGGCTATGCCAGTCGCGAAACCGACGACTATATGCCTCTTTCATTAGTGCTTTCGCACGTATTGTTGATGGAGCTTGCAAAGATTCGTCGTGAGGGCAAGGAAATGACATACTTACGTCCCGATGCAAAATCGCAGGTGACACTAGAATACGATGACAACAACCAACCTGTAAGGATTCATACCATTGTGGTTTCAACTCAGCACGATGAGTTTGATGCTGACGATAACAGAATGCTCGAAAAAATCCGGATGGATGTTAAAAACATCTTAATACCAAGAGCAAAGTCGAAATTTCCTGAGCGAGTTCAAAAACTTTTCAAGGATGATTTTATTCTACATGTTAACCCAACTGGAAAGTTTGTAATTGGCGGTCCACACGGCGATACAGGCCTAACAGGACGTAAGATTATTGTTGATACCTACGGTGGTAAAGGTGCTCACGGTGGTGGTGCTTTCTCGGGTAAGGATTCATCGAAGGTTGACCGCTCTGCCGCCTATGCAGCCCGTCATATTGCTAAGAATATGGTTGCAGCCGGCATTGCCGATGAGGTTCTGATTCAGGTTGCTTACGCAATTGGCGTGGCACAACCGGTAGGTCTTTACGTGAATACCTACGGAACATCGAAGGTAAAACTCACCGATGGTGAAATTGCTCAGAAAGTTCAAAAAGTATTCGATATGCGCCCAGCAGCAATTGTTAAGCGCTTTGGATTGAAAAATCCAATTTTTGAGGAAACAGCAGCCTATGGCCACTTTGGTCGCGATTACTATAAACGTGAGGTTGAATTTGTGGTTAATGCGAATGGAAGTGGAGAAAAAACAGAGAAACGGGTTGTGGAATTTTTCACCTGGGAAAAACTCGACTATGTTGATATCTTAAAGAAAGAGTTTGGATTATAA